One part of the Streptomyces sp. NBC_01264 genome encodes these proteins:
- a CDS encoding replication-relaxation family protein, with translation MSPPTSPAQPDPQPRPTWSRGAERPAGGPESSAVSSAVNDSNVVPITAAHTAGKGASRHADTSLTSPETPAKEKRSTPTAGKVRADALRLLGCVRIATVQQMASVITGEESDGRSYVRRAMKELAELGLAETNGKDGKHQIWNLTVAGQKALAEGNELPPRPKAGTGAKAVRAGLGPHGLAVTDMILAYTDTVLSGDRACLTDWQVEVNHAIKQTGLSFNTDAVLAVPTKTSEVRLFELDNGTMSQARLAKEVWDYERYAGHRVWEGGRGTIGGTYPFWQRHRYTRSERFPLLYVVLAGKEEHLLDNRRRALAADVKGITVAVWVNTMPRLKRGEPWYEIGVDDPDRRRRRYPEPVGR, from the coding sequence ATGTCCCCTCCCACTTCGCCCGCACAGCCTGACCCCCAGCCGCGCCCGACCTGGTCAAGGGGTGCTGAGCGCCCTGCGGGCGGCCCGGAATCCAGTGCCGTATCCAGTGCCGTGAACGATTCCAACGTCGTGCCCATCACCGCAGCTCACACCGCCGGCAAGGGGGCCTCCCGGCATGCTGACACCTCTCTAACTTCACCTGAGACACCAGCCAAGGAGAAGAGGTCCACTCCTACAGCCGGGAAGGTGAGGGCTGACGCTTTGAGGTTGCTGGGGTGTGTGCGGATAGCGACGGTGCAGCAGATGGCTTCGGTGATCACGGGGGAGGAGTCGGACGGCCGGTCGTACGTGCGCAGGGCGATGAAGGAGTTGGCGGAGCTCGGGCTGGCGGAGACGAACGGTAAGGACGGCAAGCACCAGATCTGGAACCTGACGGTGGCGGGACAGAAGGCTCTGGCCGAAGGCAATGAGCTACCGCCCCGCCCGAAGGCCGGCACCGGAGCGAAGGCCGTTCGAGCCGGACTCGGACCGCACGGTCTCGCGGTGACGGACATGATCCTCGCCTACACCGACACGGTCCTGTCCGGAGACCGCGCCTGCCTGACCGACTGGCAGGTGGAGGTGAACCACGCCATCAAGCAGACCGGCCTGTCCTTCAACACCGACGCCGTCCTCGCCGTGCCGACCAAGACCAGCGAGGTGCGCCTCTTCGAGCTCGACAACGGGACCATGTCCCAGGCCCGCCTCGCGAAGGAGGTCTGGGACTACGAGCGCTACGCCGGGCACCGTGTCTGGGAGGGAGGCCGCGGCACCATCGGCGGGACGTACCCGTTCTGGCAGCGCCACCGCTACACCCGCTCGGAGCGCTTCCCGCTGCTCTACGTCGTCCTGGCGGGCAAGGAGGAGCACCTGCTCGACAACCGCCGCCGGGCGCTGGCCGCCGACGTGAAGGGCATCACCGTTGCGGTGTGGGTGAACACCATGCCGCGGCTGAAGCGAGGCGAGCCCTGGTACGAGATCGG